The following proteins are encoded in a genomic region of Brachypodium distachyon strain Bd21 chromosome 1, Brachypodium_distachyon_v3.0, whole genome shotgun sequence:
- the LOC100837508 gene encoding metal transporter Nramp5, which yields MEIEREAPGSERARSWRTTTSQDQDTKKLEDSEQIIKRPSWKRFLAHVGPGFMVSLAYLDPGNLETDLQAGANHRYELLWVILVGLIFALIIQSLAANLGVVTGRHLAEICKSEYPKFVMICLWLLAEVAVIAADIPEVIGTAFAFYLLFGIPVWIGVLITGSSTLLLLGLQRYGVRKLEFVVSMLVFVMAACFFGEMSIVKPPAKEVLKGLFIPRLKGDGATADAIALLGALVMPHNLFLHSALVLSRKTPASVRGIKDACSYFLYESGFALFVALLINIAVVSVSGTVCSGDNLSPGDADKCSDLSLDNSSFLLKNVLGRSSSIVYGVALLASGQSSTITGTYAGQYIMQGFLDIRMKTWMRNLMTRCIAIAPSLVVSIIGGSNGAGRLIIIASMILSFELPFALIPLLKFSSSTSKMGPHKNSIYIIVFSWTLGLMLIGINVYFLSTSFVGWLINNSLPKYANVLVGVAVFPLMLVYLIAVIYLTFRKDTVITFVADSGDAEKAGNGAAGVDDDEPPVPYREDLADIPLPAHGAPRPAEAS from the exons ATGGAGATCGAGAGAGAAGCGCCGGGCAGCGAGAGAGCGCGGAGCTGGCGAACAACTACATCGCAAGATCAGGATACCAAGAAGCTCGAGGACAGTGAGCAGATCATCAAG AGGCCTTCGTGGAAAAGGTTCCTTGCCCATGTTGGACCAGGGTTCATGGTGTCCTTGGCCTACTTGGATCCTGGCAATT TAGAAACGGACCTGCAAGCCGGCGCCAATCACAGATACGAG CTCCTTTGGGTGATTCTGGTTGGCCTCATCTTCGCGCTGATCATACAATCACTAGCTGCTAACCTTGGCGTGGTGACAG GGAGGCATCTTGCGGAGATATGCAAGAGCGAGTATCCAAAGTTTGTTATGATCTGCCTAtggctccttgcggaggtagCCGTGATCGCTGCAGACATCCCAGAAG TTATAGGGACGGCCTTCGCTTTCTACCTCCTGTTCGGCATCCCCGTGTGGATCGGCGTTCTCATCACCGGCTCCAgcacgctcctcctccttggcctccAAAGATACGGG GTGCGAAAGCTGGAGTTCGTGGTGTCGATGCTGGTGTTCGTCATGGCGGCATGCTTCTTCGGGGAGATGAGCATCGTGAAGCCTCCAGCCAAGGAAGTCCTGAAAGGGCTCTTCATCCCCAGGCTCAAGGGAGacggcgccaccgccgacgccaTTGCCCTCCTTGGAGCTCTTGTTATGCC GCACAACCTGTTCTTGCATTCGGCGCTGGTGCTCTCGAGGAAAACTCCGGCATCGGTCAGAGGAATCAAG GATGCTTGCAGTTACTTCCTCTACGAGAGCGGTTTCGCGTTGTTCGTGGCGCTGCTCATCAACATCGCCgtcgtctccgtctccgggACGGTTTGCTCCGGGGACAACCTTTCTCCCGGCGACGCCGACAAATGCAGCGATCTCAGCCTGGATAACTCCTCCTTTCTGCTCAAG AACGTGCTGGGCAGGTCGAGCTCGATCGTGTACGGCGTGGCGCTGTTAGCCTCAGGGCAGAGCTCCACCATTACCGGCACATACGCTGGCCAGTACATCATGCAG GGGTTCCTGGACATCAGGATGAAGACGTGGATGAGGAACCTGATGACGCGGTGCATCGCCATTGCGCCGAGCCTGGTCGTCTCAATCATCGGCGGCTCCAATGGCGCCGGCCGTCTCATCATCATCGCATCG ATGATACTGTCCTTCGAGCTGCCCTTTGCGCTCATCCCGCTTCTCAAgttcagcagcagcaccagcaagaTGGGCCCGCACAAGAACTCCATCTAC ATCATCGTGTTCTCGTGGACGCTTGGGCTGATGCTGATCGGCATCAACGTTTACTTCCTGAGCACGAGCTTCGTGGGGTGGCTCATCAACAACTCGCTGCCAAAGTACGCCAACGTTCTCGTCGGCGTCGCCGTGTTCCCTCTCATGCTCGTCTACCTCATCGCCGTCATTTACCTCACCTTCAGGAAGGACACCGTTATCACCTTCGTCGCCGACTCCGGCGACGCAGAGAAGGCCGGTAATGGCGCTGCCggggtcgacgacgacgagccaCCGGTGCCCTACCGTGAGGACCTGGCAGACATTCCACTCCCGGCCCACGGTGCCCCCCGGCCGGCAGAGGCTAGCTAG